One Pectobacterium polaris DNA window includes the following coding sequences:
- the iscX gene encoding Fe-S cluster assembly protein IscX encodes MGLKWTDSRAIGEALYDKFPDLDPKTVRFTDMHQWICELDEFDDRPDASNEKILEAILLVWLDEAE; translated from the coding sequence ATGGGATTAAAATGGACAGACAGCCGGGCTATCGGCGAAGCGCTTTACGATAAGTTTCCCGATCTCGATCCGAAAACCGTACGTTTCACGGATATGCATCAGTGGATCTGCGAGCTGGATGAATTTGACGATCGGCCGGACGCCTCCAATGAAAAAATTCTGGAAGCGATCCTGCTGGTCTGGTTAGATGAAGCTGAATAA
- the fdx gene encoding ISC system 2Fe-2S type ferredoxin, with the protein MPKIVFLPHQDLCPEGAVLEAERGESILEVALRNGIDVEHACEKSCACTTCHCIVREGFDSLAESTEDEDDMLDKAWGLEPESRLGCQARIAGDDLVVEIPRYTINHAREH; encoded by the coding sequence ATGCCTAAGATAGTCTTTTTACCGCATCAGGATCTGTGTCCTGAAGGCGCGGTTTTGGAAGCGGAACGCGGTGAAAGCATTTTGGAAGTCGCCCTGCGTAACGGTATTGACGTTGAGCACGCCTGCGAGAAATCCTGTGCCTGCACTACCTGCCATTGCATCGTGCGCGAAGGTTTCGACTCGCTGGCAGAAAGTACGGAAGATGAGGACGACATGCTGGATAAGGCCTGGGGGCTGGAGCCGGAAAGTCGTCTGGGCTGTCAGGCGCGTATCGCCGGGGACGATCTGGTTGTCGAGATCCCGCGCTATACGATCAACCACGCGCGCGAGCATTAA
- the hscA gene encoding Fe-S protein assembly chaperone HscA: MALLQISEPGLSAAPHQRRLAVGIDLGTTHSLVATVRSGEAQTLADSDGRDLLPSVVHYRHDGHSVGWDARDNAAHDLENTVSSVKRLMGRSLDDIQQRYPHLPYHFHASDNGLPLIQTSAGNLNPVQVSADILSALAARAEAALGGVPDGVVITVPAYFDDAQRQGTKDAARLAGLHVLRLLNEPTAAAIAYGLDSGKEGVIAIYDLGGGTFDISILRLSRGVFEVLATGGDSALGGDDFDHLLAEWLREQAGIHDRDDRQLDHAFRHAAVKAKVALSSAESVRMDVADWQGDITREQFDSLIASLVKRTLLSCRRTLKDAGLMPEDVLEVVMVGGSTRVPLVRDHVGTFFGRTPLTSIDPDKVVAIGAAIQADILVGNKPDSEMLLLDVVPLSLGLETMGGLVEKIIPRNTTIPVARAQEFTTFKDGQSGMMIHVLQGEREMVTDCRSLARFSLRGLPPLPAGGAHIRVTFQVDADGLLSVTAMEKSTGVEASIQVKPSYGLSDTEIATMITDSMLNAKEDVGARRLAEQKVEASRVLESLQSALVADAELLSHDEKGIIVAASEHLHTMMQGSDPVAIEAAIKTVDQQTQEFAARRMDASIRRALAGHSVDEV, from the coding sequence ATGGCCTTATTACAAATTAGTGAGCCTGGCCTTAGCGCCGCACCGCACCAGCGTCGTCTGGCTGTCGGTATTGATTTAGGCACCACCCATTCTCTTGTTGCCACCGTACGCAGCGGTGAAGCTCAGACGCTGGCAGATAGCGATGGGCGTGACTTGCTGCCCTCGGTTGTTCACTATCGTCACGATGGTCACAGCGTCGGCTGGGATGCGCGCGACAATGCTGCCCACGATCTGGAAAATACCGTCAGCTCAGTCAAACGCCTGATGGGGCGTTCTCTGGACGACATTCAGCAGCGCTACCCGCATTTACCGTATCACTTTCATGCCAGCGATAACGGCCTGCCGCTGATTCAGACCTCGGCTGGCAACCTCAATCCTGTACAGGTATCGGCGGATATTTTGTCCGCGCTGGCTGCGCGTGCGGAAGCGGCGTTAGGCGGCGTGCCGGATGGCGTGGTGATTACCGTTCCTGCCTATTTCGATGACGCACAGCGTCAGGGCACCAAAGACGCAGCACGTCTTGCCGGGCTGCACGTATTGCGCCTGCTGAACGAACCGACTGCGGCCGCCATTGCCTACGGGCTGGATTCCGGTAAAGAGGGCGTGATCGCCATTTACGATCTGGGCGGCGGCACCTTTGATATTTCCATTCTGCGCCTGAGCCGTGGCGTCTTTGAAGTGCTGGCGACGGGCGGCGATTCTGCGTTGGGCGGTGATGATTTCGATCATCTGCTGGCGGAGTGGCTGCGTGAGCAGGCGGGCATTCACGATCGTGACGATCGTCAGTTAGATCATGCCTTTCGCCACGCGGCGGTGAAGGCTAAAGTTGCACTCAGCAGCGCCGAGTCGGTGCGTATGGATGTCGCTGACTGGCAGGGTGATATCACCCGCGAGCAGTTTGATTCGCTGATTGCTTCTCTGGTGAAACGCACGCTGCTGTCCTGCCGTCGCACGCTGAAAGACGCGGGGCTGATGCCAGAAGACGTGCTGGAAGTCGTGATGGTAGGTGGATCGACTCGCGTTCCGCTAGTGCGCGATCACGTCGGAACGTTTTTTGGCCGCACGCCGCTGACGTCGATCGATCCAGACAAGGTCGTGGCTATCGGTGCGGCGATTCAGGCGGATATTCTGGTGGGTAACAAGCCAGACAGCGAAATGCTGCTGCTGGACGTGGTCCCGTTGTCGCTGGGGCTAGAGACGATGGGCGGGCTGGTGGAAAAAATCATTCCGCGCAATACCACGATCCCAGTTGCCCGCGCACAGGAATTCACCACCTTCAAAGACGGCCAGAGCGGCATGATGATTCATGTCTTGCAAGGTGAACGCGAAATGGTCACGGATTGCCGATCGCTTGCGCGCTTCTCACTGCGTGGTCTGCCGCCGCTGCCTGCCGGTGGGGCTCACATTCGCGTGACCTTTCAGGTTGATGCAGATGGCCTGCTGAGCGTCACGGCGATGGAGAAATCGACGGGCGTCGAGGCATCCATTCAGGTTAAACCGTCATACGGTTTGAGCGATACGGAAATTGCCACGATGATCACCGATTCGATGCTGAATGCGAAAGAAGATGTCGGTGCGCGTCGTCTGGCAGAGCAAAAAGTGGAGGCTTCACGCGTGTTGGAAAGTTTGCAAAGCGCGCTGGTGGCTGACGCAGAGTTATTGAGCCATGACGAAAAAGGCATCATTGTCGCGGCATCCGAACACCTGCATACGATGATGCAGGGAAGCGATCCCGTGGCGATTGAAGCCGCGATTAAAACAGTCGATCAACAAACCCAGGAATTCGCCGCCCGTCGCATGGATGCCTCTATCCGTCGCGCGCTGGCAGGCCATTCTGTGGATGAGGTGTAA
- the hscB gene encoding co-chaperone HscB: protein MDYFTLFGLPIRYAVDGGLLASRFQDLQRQFHPDRYAASPERERMLAVQQAATINNAYQALKHPLRRAEYMLSLHGFDVNNEQHTMKDTAFLMEQLELREELDAISQRSDADEALTAFAERLQATIAKRRSHMCDELDNETWTDAADTVRKLRFLDKLQQQVEELEEQLLDR from the coding sequence ATGGATTACTTTACGTTATTCGGGCTGCCGATTCGCTATGCTGTGGATGGCGGCCTGCTTGCATCCCGTTTTCAGGATTTGCAGCGGCAGTTCCATCCTGACCGTTATGCTGCCAGCCCAGAGCGCGAGCGCATGCTGGCGGTGCAGCAGGCGGCGACGATCAACAATGCCTATCAGGCGCTCAAGCATCCGCTGAGACGCGCGGAGTATATGTTGTCGCTGCACGGTTTTGATGTGAACAACGAACAGCATACGATGAAGGACACGGCATTCCTGATGGAACAGCTGGAACTGCGCGAAGAGCTGGACGCGATCTCACAGCGGTCGGATGCCGATGAGGCACTGACGGCCTTCGCCGAGCGGTTGCAGGCAACGATCGCTAAGCGCCGTTCGCATATGTGTGATGAACTCGATAATGAGACGTGGACAGACGCCGCAGATACCGTGCGCAAGCTACGCTTTTTAGACAAGCTCCAGCAACAGGTTGAAGAACTCGAAGAACAATTGCTGGACAGATAA
- the iscA gene encoding iron-sulfur cluster assembly protein IscA: MSISLSESAAQRVNAFIANRGKGLGLRLGVRTSGCSGMAYVLEFVDDLNDGDTVFEDKGVKVIVDGKSLVYLDGTELDFVKEGLNEGFKFNNPNISGECGCGESFNV; the protein is encoded by the coding sequence ATGTCGATTTCTCTGAGCGAAAGTGCGGCACAACGCGTGAACGCTTTCATCGCAAACCGGGGCAAAGGCCTTGGGCTGCGTCTTGGCGTACGGACATCCGGCTGTTCCGGGATGGCGTACGTGCTGGAGTTTGTTGATGATTTGAACGACGGTGATACGGTCTTTGAAGACAAAGGCGTAAAGGTCATCGTGGACGGCAAAAGTCTGGTCTATCTTGACGGAACCGAGTTGGATTTCGTCAAAGAAGGGCTGAACGAAGGCTTTAAGTTCAATAATCCGAACATTTCCGGCGAATGCGGTTGCGGCGAAAGTTTCAACGTCTGA
- the iscU gene encoding Fe-S cluster assembly scaffold IscU, with the protein MAYSEKVIDHYENPRNVGSFDNADPSIGSGMVGAPACGDVMKLQIKVNNEGIIEDARFKTYGCGSAIASSSLVTEWVKGKSLNEAEAIKNTQIAEELELPPVKIHCSILAEDAIKAAIADYKSKRDAQ; encoded by the coding sequence ATGGCTTACAGCGAAAAAGTAATTGATCACTATGAAAATCCACGCAACGTGGGTTCATTTGACAACGCCGATCCTTCTATCGGCAGCGGCATGGTCGGCGCGCCAGCGTGCGGCGATGTGATGAAGTTGCAGATAAAAGTCAACAATGAGGGTATCATCGAAGATGCCCGCTTCAAGACATACGGTTGTGGTTCTGCCATTGCCTCCAGCTCGCTGGTTACAGAGTGGGTAAAAGGCAAATCGCTGAATGAAGCTGAAGCGATTAAGAACACGCAGATTGCCGAAGAGCTTGAGCTACCGCCAGTGAAGATTCACTGCTCCATTCTGGCGGAAGACGCTATCAAGGCAGCGATTGCGGATTACAAAAGTAAACGCGACGCGCAGTAA
- a CDS encoding IscS subfamily cysteine desulfurase yields the protein MKLPIYLDYSATTPVDPRVAEKMMQCLTLDGTFGNPASRSHRFGWQAEEAVDIARNQIAELVGADPREIVFTSGATEADNLAIKGVANFYQKKGKHIITSKTEHKAVLDTCRQLEREGFEVTYLAPQRNGIIDLAELEAAMREDTILVSIMHVNNEIGVVQDIAAIGDMCRSRGIVFHVDATQSVGKLPIDLNQLKVDLMSFSGHKIYGPKGIGALYVRRKPRIRLEAQMHGGGHERGMRSGTLPVHQIVGMGEAYRIAKEEMTAEMNRLRALRDRLWNGINDIEEVYLNGDIEQGVPNILNVSFNYVEGESLIMALKDLAVSSGSACTSASLEPSYVLRALGMNDELAHSSIRFSLGRFTTEEEIDYTIELVRKSIGRLRDLSPLWEMFKQGVDISSIEWAHH from the coding sequence ATGAAGTTACCTATCTATCTCGATTATTCAGCTACCACGCCGGTTGACCCGCGCGTCGCTGAGAAAATGATGCAGTGTTTGACGTTGGACGGTACGTTCGGTAACCCGGCTTCCCGTTCCCACCGTTTTGGCTGGCAAGCGGAAGAGGCGGTTGATATCGCCCGTAACCAAATTGCTGAACTGGTCGGTGCCGACCCGCGTGAGATCGTCTTCACGTCAGGCGCGACCGAAGCCGATAACCTCGCGATTAAAGGTGTTGCCAACTTCTATCAGAAGAAGGGTAAGCACATCATCACCAGCAAGACCGAGCACAAAGCCGTGCTGGATACCTGCCGTCAGCTTGAACGCGAAGGCTTCGAGGTCACTTATCTGGCCCCGCAGCGTAACGGCATTATCGATCTGGCTGAACTCGAAGCGGCAATGCGTGAGGACACCATTCTGGTTTCCATCATGCACGTCAATAATGAAATCGGCGTTGTGCAGGATATTGCCGCTATCGGTGACATGTGCCGTAGCCGCGGTATCGTGTTCCATGTTGATGCCACACAGAGTGTAGGCAAACTGCCTATCGATCTGAACCAGTTAAAAGTGGATCTGATGTCTTTCTCCGGCCATAAAATCTATGGACCGAAAGGGATCGGGGCACTGTATGTTCGTCGTAAACCCCGTATTCGTCTCGAAGCGCAGATGCACGGCGGCGGTCATGAGCGCGGCATGCGCTCTGGCACCTTGCCTGTGCACCAGATTGTCGGCATGGGTGAAGCCTACCGCATCGCGAAAGAAGAGATGACCGCAGAAATGAATCGCCTGCGTGCGTTGCGCGATCGTCTGTGGAACGGCATTAATGATATTGAAGAAGTCTATCTGAATGGTGATATCGAGCAGGGCGTGCCCAATATCCTGAATGTCAGCTTCAACTATGTTGAAGGTGAATCGCTGATTATGGCGCTCAAGGATCTGGCGGTCTCGTCCGGTTCTGCCTGTACGTCGGCCAGTCTGGAGCCCTCCTACGTGTTACGTGCGCTGGGCATGAATGATGAGCTGGCACATAGCTCGATCCGCTTTTCGCTGGGACGTTTTACTACCGAAGAAGAGATCGACTACACCATCGAGCTGGTACGTAAATCCATCGGTCGTCTGCGCGATCTTTCTCCGCTGTGGGAAATGTTCAAGCAGGGCGTGGATATCAGCAGCATCGAGTGGGCGCATCATTAA
- the iscR gene encoding Fe-S cluster assembly transcriptional regulator IscR — MRLTSKGRYAVTAMLDVALHSQEGPVPLADISERQGISLSYLEQLFSRLRKNGLVASVRGPGGGYLLGKNANEIAVGMVISAVDESVDATRCQGREGCQGGDRCLTHTLWRDLSDRITDFLNNITLDELVNNKEVLNVADRQDADTRRTANGRIQETINVNLRA, encoded by the coding sequence ATGAGACTGACATCCAAAGGCCGTTACGCCGTTACCGCCATGCTCGATGTGGCTCTGCACTCCCAGGAAGGACCGGTTCCATTGGCGGATATTTCTGAACGCCAGGGTATTTCACTGTCTTATCTGGAGCAGCTATTTTCACGCTTGCGTAAGAACGGACTGGTTGCCAGTGTTCGTGGCCCGGGCGGCGGTTACCTGCTGGGTAAAAACGCGAATGAAATCGCTGTTGGTATGGTCATTTCGGCCGTCGATGAATCTGTTGATGCAACGCGTTGCCAGGGCCGCGAAGGCTGCCAAGGTGGCGATCGCTGCCTGACGCACACGCTGTGGCGCGATCTGAGCGACCGTATTACCGACTTCCTGAATAACATCACGCTGGATGAGCTGGTGAACAATAAGGAAGTACTGAACGTTGCGGATCGTCAGGATGCTGACACGCGTCGCACCGCCAATGGACGTATCCAGGAAACGATCAACGTTAACCTGCGCGCCTAA
- the trmJ gene encoding tRNA (cytosine(32)/uridine(32)-2'-O)-methyltransferase TrmJ produces the protein MLDNIRIVLVETSHTGNMGSVARAMKTMGLSKLYLVNPLVKPDSQAIALAAGASDVIGNATIVDSFDQALEGCGLVVGTSARSRTLPWPMLEPRECGVRSAQEAEHAPVALVFGRERVGLTNEELQKCHYHVAIPANPEYSSLNLAMAVQIIAYEVRIAHLDRLQAGQPAHEESPYPLVDDLERFYQHLEQTLLQTGFIRPAHQGQVMNKLRRLFTRARPESQELNILRGILSSVQKTHGE, from the coding sequence ATGTTAGACAATATTCGCATTGTTCTGGTTGAAACGTCGCACACTGGCAATATGGGCTCAGTGGCCAGGGCGATGAAAACCATGGGATTAAGCAAACTTTATTTGGTCAACCCATTGGTGAAGCCTGATTCGCAGGCAATTGCGTTGGCGGCAGGCGCCAGCGATGTTATCGGCAATGCCACCATTGTGGATTCGTTCGATCAGGCGCTCGAAGGCTGTGGTCTGGTCGTTGGCACCAGCGCACGTTCTCGAACCTTACCTTGGCCGATGCTGGAACCGCGCGAGTGCGGCGTTCGCAGCGCGCAGGAAGCGGAACACGCGCCGGTCGCGCTGGTGTTTGGGCGTGAACGCGTAGGGCTGACGAACGAGGAACTGCAGAAATGCCATTACCATGTGGCGATTCCCGCTAACCCGGAATACAGCTCGCTCAATCTGGCGATGGCGGTACAGATCATTGCTTATGAAGTGCGCATCGCGCATTTGGATCGCTTACAGGCTGGGCAGCCGGCACATGAAGAGTCGCCATACCCGCTGGTCGACGATCTGGAGCGGTTTTATCAGCATCTTGAACAGACGCTGCTGCAAACCGGATTTATCCGGCCAGCACATCAAGGGCAGGTAATGAACAAGCTGCGTCGCCTGTTTACCCGCGCCAGACCTGAAAGTCAGGAACTTAATATTCTACGTGGGATACTCAGTTCGGTACAAAAAACACACGGCGAATAA
- the suhB gene encoding inositol-1-monophosphatase, with product MHPMLNIAIRAARKAGNLIAKNYETPDAVEASQKGSNDFVTNVDRDAERLIVEVIRKSYPQHTIIGEECGELVGEDPAVQWVIDPLDGTTNFIKRLPHFAVSIAVRIKGRTEVAVVYDPMRNELFTATRGQGAQLNGYRLRSSTARDLDGTVLATGFPFKLKQHSKSYINVIGALFTHCADFRRTGSAALDLAYVAAGRVDGFFEIGLKPWDFAGGELLVREAGGIVTDFVGGHNYLASGNLVAGNPRVVKSILGTIREELSDALKR from the coding sequence ATGCATCCGATGCTCAACATCGCTATACGCGCTGCGCGTAAAGCCGGTAATTTAATTGCCAAGAACTATGAAACGCCAGACGCCGTCGAAGCTAGCCAGAAAGGCAGCAACGATTTTGTGACCAACGTTGATCGGGATGCAGAACGTCTGATCGTTGAAGTCATCCGTAAATCTTACCCACAGCACACCATTATTGGTGAAGAGTGTGGCGAGCTGGTTGGCGAAGATCCGGCAGTACAATGGGTTATCGATCCTCTGGATGGCACCACCAACTTCATCAAACGTTTACCTCACTTCGCTGTTTCTATCGCGGTCCGCATTAAAGGCCGTACCGAAGTTGCCGTTGTTTACGATCCGATGCGTAATGAACTGTTTACCGCGACTCGCGGTCAAGGCGCACAGCTGAACGGCTACCGTCTGCGCAGCAGCACTGCCCGCGATCTGGACGGCACCGTACTGGCAACAGGTTTCCCTTTCAAATTAAAACAACACAGCAAAAGCTATATCAACGTCATCGGCGCGCTGTTCACCCACTGTGCGGATTTCCGCCGTACGGGTTCTGCTGCACTGGATCTGGCTTATGTGGCCGCGGGTCGCGTTGACGGTTTCTTTGAAATCGGCCTGAAGCCGTGGGATTTTGCCGGTGGCGAGCTGCTGGTACGTGAAGCTGGCGGGATCGTGACAGATTTCGTTGGCGGCCATAACTATCTGGCATCCGGCAATCTGGTTGCAGGTAACCCACGTGTGGTGAAATCCATTCTGGGCACCATCCGTGAAGAACTGAGCGACGCACTGAAACGCTAA
- a CDS encoding ABC transporter substrate-binding protein — MLRKSVRSLFLTALLTTPLFSYATQYPLTVTDFDGRSVTIKQEPQRIILQDGRDIMTMALLDRDNPFQRLVAWNNLAKKQDTATWDMLKGKWPQSVGILDMGFSDKGNVDLESVLSKQPDLMIAQLRAKAALKESGVIDKLSALNIPVLFVDYEVNPAKDTAPSIDLLGQVLNREANAKAYTDFYRQHFDAIQQKTAAITPKPSVFVEPIAGNSDSCCFTHSNSGWGGLVEAVGAKNIGSDLLPGASGFVSLEKIISMKPDVYIMTGSKRGNSQVLPLGYGASVEDVRNQATTLLNRTGISQIPAVQAKHVYGVYHHFYNHPYNIVGMEYLSKDIYPQAFTSLNPDDTYRHIIQNFTSLPDSEFIFAWKQGE; from the coding sequence ATGTTAAGAAAATCAGTAAGATCACTCTTTCTGACTGCACTCCTCACCACTCCGCTTTTCAGCTATGCCACCCAATATCCTCTTACCGTCACCGATTTCGACGGAAGAAGTGTGACCATTAAACAAGAGCCACAGCGCATCATTCTGCAAGATGGGCGCGATATTATGACGATGGCATTGCTTGACCGCGATAATCCCTTTCAGCGTCTGGTCGCCTGGAACAATCTGGCGAAAAAACAGGACACCGCAACCTGGGATATGCTGAAAGGAAAATGGCCTCAGTCCGTTGGCATTCTGGATATGGGCTTCAGTGACAAAGGTAACGTCGATTTGGAAAGCGTGCTGTCAAAACAGCCGGATCTGATGATTGCCCAGCTGCGTGCCAAGGCAGCGCTGAAGGAAAGCGGCGTGATCGACAAGCTTAGCGCTCTGAATATTCCCGTACTGTTCGTCGATTATGAAGTGAATCCGGCTAAAGATACCGCTCCGAGCATCGACCTGTTGGGTCAAGTTCTGAACCGTGAAGCCAATGCCAAAGCGTATACCGATTTCTATCGTCAACATTTCGATGCCATTCAGCAGAAAACCGCGGCAATCACCCCAAAACCTAGCGTCTTTGTTGAGCCGATTGCCGGTAACTCGGATTCCTGCTGCTTCACACACAGCAACAGCGGCTGGGGCGGATTGGTAGAAGCGGTCGGCGCGAAAAATATTGGTTCAGATTTGCTGCCGGGCGCGTCAGGCTTTGTCTCGCTGGAAAAAATTATCAGCATGAAACCTGACGTCTACATTATGACAGGCTCTAAGCGTGGTAACAGCCAGGTCCTGCCGTTAGGCTATGGCGCCAGCGTAGAAGACGTGCGCAATCAGGCCACTACGCTGCTCAATCGCACTGGCATTAGCCAGATCCCAGCAGTACAGGCGAAACACGTTTACGGCGTTTACCACCATTTCTACAACCATCCCTACAACATTGTCGGTATGGAATATTTGTCAAAGGACATTTATCCTCAGGCCTTTACCAGCCTGAATCCTGATGATACGTATCGCCATATCATTCAGAATTTTACCTCGCTGCCTGACAGTGAGTTTATCTTTGCCTGGAAACAAGGTGAGTAA
- a CDS encoding FecCD family ABC transporter permease → MAILLLIIIGSLLLDFTMGPSGLTLDVLWQTLTDPASADAGTRVIVWDIRLPYALMAIVVGLSLGLAGAEMQTILNNPLASPFTLGVSSAAAFGAALAIVLGIGIPGIPAQWFISANAFIFALLAALLLDGITRWTQVATSGVVLFGIALVFTFNALVSMLQFIANEDTLQGLVFWTMGSLARASWEKLGILLLVLAIVMPISLMSSWKLTALRLGEDRAVSFGINVRRLRLATLLRISILSAISVAFVGPIGFIGLVAPHIARMIFGEDHRFYLPASALTGALVLSMASVASKNLIPGVIIPVGIVTSLVGVPFFLSIILRHRGNV, encoded by the coding sequence ATGGCGATACTGCTGTTGATCATCATCGGCTCGTTGTTGCTGGATTTTACGATGGGGCCTTCAGGGCTGACGCTTGATGTACTTTGGCAGACGCTGACCGATCCGGCCAGCGCCGATGCGGGTACACGCGTGATCGTCTGGGATATTCGTCTGCCTTACGCGCTGATGGCTATCGTGGTTGGACTGTCACTGGGTCTGGCCGGTGCAGAAATGCAGACGATCCTGAACAACCCACTGGCCAGCCCGTTTACGCTCGGCGTTTCCTCCGCTGCTGCATTCGGTGCTGCGCTGGCTATCGTCCTCGGTATCGGCATCCCCGGTATTCCGGCTCAGTGGTTTATCTCCGCAAACGCTTTTATCTTTGCGCTGCTGGCAGCGTTGCTGCTTGATGGTATTACGCGCTGGACGCAGGTCGCTACCTCCGGCGTCGTGCTGTTCGGTATCGCGCTGGTGTTCACCTTTAATGCGCTGGTTTCCATGCTCCAGTTCATCGCCAACGAAGACACGCTGCAAGGTCTGGTGTTCTGGACGATGGGCAGTCTGGCCCGAGCCTCGTGGGAAAAATTGGGAATTCTGCTGTTGGTGCTCGCTATCGTGATGCCCATTTCGCTGATGAGCTCATGGAAACTGACCGCGCTGCGGTTGGGTGAAGATCGCGCCGTGAGTTTTGGCATTAACGTTCGCCGCCTGCGTCTGGCGACGCTGCTGCGCATCAGTATTTTGTCCGCTATTTCAGTCGCGTTTGTTGGCCCCATCGGCTTTATCGGCCTGGTTGCTCCGCATATCGCACGTATGATTTTCGGTGAAGATCATCGCTTTTATCTGCCTGCCAGTGCGTTAACTGGCGCGCTGGTGTTGTCGATGGCGTCCGTTGCCTCGAAAAATCTCATCCCCGGCGTCATTATCCCGGTCGGGATCGTCACATCACTGGTTGGCGTCCCCTTCTTCCTGAGCATCATCCTGCGCCACAGAGGAAACGTATGA
- a CDS encoding ABC transporter ATP-binding protein — protein sequence MNQQTSSGLRLSHFRAGYPKRQVIRDLSVPQLPRGKITVLLGPNGSGKSTLLRAMAGLNASEGELWLDDTNLMALPFTQRAEKVVYLPQSLPAGVHLHVLESIIVAQRASGGMHNAEKQDEVMNLLRQLGIEHLALSYLDQLSGGQKQLVGLAQSLIRQPSLLLLDEPLSALDLNYQFHVMDLVRKETRKRNIITVVVVHDINIALRHGDHVLMLQNGNLIADGAPAEVISPESLSAVYGVRGRIERCSQGVPQVIIDGLVSEPTV from the coding sequence ATGAACCAGCAAACCTCTTCTGGATTACGCCTTTCCCACTTTCGCGCCGGTTACCCCAAGCGTCAGGTGATTCGCGATCTGTCCGTACCACAGCTGCCGCGCGGGAAAATTACCGTGCTGCTCGGCCCTAACGGCAGCGGTAAATCCACGCTGTTGCGTGCAATGGCAGGTCTGAATGCTTCCGAAGGTGAACTGTGGTTGGATGACACCAACCTGATGGCGTTACCTTTCACTCAGCGGGCGGAAAAAGTTGTTTATCTGCCGCAATCGTTGCCGGCGGGCGTTCACCTGCACGTGCTGGAATCGATTATCGTCGCACAGCGCGCGTCTGGCGGCATGCACAACGCCGAAAAGCAGGATGAAGTGATGAACCTGCTGCGTCAGTTAGGCATTGAACATCTGGCGTTGAGCTATCTCGATCAGCTCTCTGGCGGACAGAAACAGCTGGTCGGGTTAGCGCAATCGCTGATCCGTCAACCTTCGCTGCTCCTGCTGGACGAACCGCTCAGTGCGTTGGATCTGAACTATCAGTTCCACGTGATGGATTTGGTACGCAAGGAAACGCGCAAGCGCAACATCATCACCGTCGTGGTGGTGCATGACATCAATATCGCGCTACGTCACGGCGACCATGTATTGATGCTGCAAAACGGTAATCTGATTGCCGATGGTGCACCAGCCGAGGTGATTAGCCCGGAAAGCCTGTCAGCAGTCTATGGTGTACGCGGACGCATCGAACGCTGTTCGCAGGGCGTGCCGCAGGTGATTATCGACGGGCTGGTCAGCGAACCCACCGTCTAA